From Microcebus murinus isolate Inina chromosome 13, M.murinus_Inina_mat1.0, whole genome shotgun sequence, the proteins below share one genomic window:
- the RNF6 gene encoding E3 ubiquitin-protein ligase RNF6 has translation MNQSRGRSVGGSEETQDHSHRENERRWQQERLHREEAFYQFINELNDEDYRLMRDHNLLGTPGEITSEELQQRLAGVKEQLASQPDLGSETNNRDSEVPRENSNEDSLLEWLNTFRRTGNATRSGQNGNQTWRAVSRTNPNSGEFRFSLEIHINHENRGFEIHGEDHTGIPLSDINRDHTRNRQERSTSPVARRTRSQTSMNFNGSSSNIPRTRLNSRRQNSAEGSFSTLGRLRNGIGGAVGIPRTSAPRTNLSSHTNQSGGSELRQREGQRFGAAHVWENGARTNVTVRNTNQRLEPIRLRSTFNSRSRSPIQRQSGTVYHNSQRESRPLQQTIRRSVRRRGITRVFLEQDRERRGTAYTPFSNSRLVSRITVEEGEESSRSSTAVQRHPTITLDLQVRRIRPGENRDRDSIANRTRSRVGLEENTVTIESNSGGFRRTISRLERSGMRTYVSTITVPLRRISENELVEPSSVALRSILRQIMTGFGELSSLMEAESESEIQRNGQHLPEMYSELSDLGTVNNSSQHSEGSSQDRQAQDSTEMHGENETTQPHTQNNDNRGGRQLRNSDNLVETGTLPILRLAHFFLLNEGEDDDRIRGLTKEQIDNLSTRNYEHNSIDSDLGKICSVCISDYVTGNKLRQLPCTHEFHIHCIDRWLSENCTCPICRQPVLGSSIANNG, from the exons ATGAATCAGTCTAGAGGTAGATCAGTTGGTGGTAGTGAAGAAACTCAAGACCACAGTCATCGTGAAAATGAGAGAAGATGGCAGCAAGAGCGTCTCCACAGAGAAGAAGCTTTTTATCAGTTTATTAATGAACTCAATGATGAAGATTATCGGCTAATGAGAGACCATAATCTTTTAGGCACCCCTG GAGAAATAACATCAGAAGAATTACAACAGCGGTTAGCTGGGGTCAAGGAACAACTAGCATCTCAGCCTGACTTGGGAAGTGAAACAAATAACAGAG ACTCAGAAGTTCCTagagaaaattcaaatgaagATTCTCTGCTAGAATGGTTGAACACCTTTCGGCGCACAGGAAATGCAACTCGAAGTGGGCAAAATGGGAATCAAACTTGGAGAGCTGTGAGTCGAACAAACCCAAACAGTGGAGAGTTTCGATTTAGTCTTGAAATCCACATAAATCATGAGAATAGAGGATTTGAAATTCATGGAGAAGATCATACAGGCATTCCACTTTCAGATATTAATAGAGATCACACTCGAAATAGGCAGGAAAGGTCAACTAGTCCTGTGGCTAGGCGAACAAGAAGCCAAACCTCAATGAATTTCAATGGTAGCAGTTCCAACATTCCAAGGACTAGGCTTAATTCAAGGAGGCAGAATTCAGCTGAAGGATCTTTCTCAACATTAGGAAGGTTAAGAAATGGAATTGGGGGAGCAGTTGGCATTCCTAGAACTAGTGCTCCACGCACTAATTTGAGTAGTCACACAAACCAGTCAGGTGGTAGTGAACTCAGGCAAAGGGAGGGGCAACGATTTGGAGCAGCCCATGTTTGGGAAAACGGGGCTAGAACTAATGTTACAGTGAGGAACACAAACCAAAGATTAGAGCCAATAAGATTACGATCTACTTTTAATAGTCGAAGCCGTTCACCAATTCAGAGACAGAGTGGCACTGTTTATCATAATTCCCAAAGGGAAAGTAGACCTTTACAGCAAACCATTAGAAGATCTGTTAGGAGGAGAGGTATAACTCGTGTCTTTTTAGAGCAAGATAGAGAACGTAGAGGTACTGCATATACCCCATTCTCTAACTCAAGACTTGTGTCAAGAATAACAGTAGAAGAAGGAGAAGAATCCAGCAGATCCTCAACTGCTGTGCAACGACATCCAACAATCACTCTGGACCTTCAAGTGAGAAGGATTCGTCCTGGAGAAAATAGAGATCGGGATAGTATTGCAAATAGAACTCGATCTAGAGTAGggctagaagaaaatacagtcaCTATCGAAAGCAATAGTGGGGGCTTTCGCCGAACTATTTCTCGTTTAGAGCGGTCAGGTATGCGAACTTATGTTAGTACCATAACAGTTCCTCTTCGTAGGATTTCTGAGAATGAGCTTGTTGAGCCATCATCAGTAGCTCTTCGGTCAATTTTAAGGCAGATCATGACTGGGTTTGGAGAATTGAGTTCTCTAATGGAGGCTGAATCAGAGTCAGAGATTCAGAGAAATGGTCAGCATTTACCAGAGATGTACTCAGAACTGAGTGACTTAGGTACAGTTAACAATAGCAGTCAGCACAGTGAAGGTTCCTCTCAAGACAGGCAGGCCCAAGACAGCACTGAAATGCATGGTGAAAATGAAACCACTCAGCCTCATAcccaaaacaatgacaatagaGGTGGCAGGCAGTTGCGAAATTCAGACAATTTAGTTGAAACTGGAACACTACCTATTCTTCGCCTTGCTCACTTTTTTTTACTAAATGAAGGTGAGGACGATGATCGAATACGTGGTTTAACCAAAGAGCAGATTGACAATCTTTCCACCCGGAACTATGAGCATAATAGTATCGATAGTGACCTAGGTAAAATTTGTAGTGTTTGTATCAGTGACTATGTAACTGGAAACAAGCTCAGGCAATTACCTTGCACACATGAATTTCACATTCATTGTATTGACCGATGGCTCTCAGAGAATTGCACTTGCCCAATCTGTCGGCAGCCTGTCTTAGGGTCCAGTATAGCAAACAATGGGTAA